A portion of the Lolium rigidum isolate FL_2022 chromosome 1, APGP_CSIRO_Lrig_0.1, whole genome shotgun sequence genome contains these proteins:
- the LOC124654080 gene encoding tryptophan synthase alpha chain-like translates to MVFVVVSYQLKFTSRWPSLPAGHRLRQEDKPCIISLHETDPISGNPATATPAASLADVPAPAPVPAAAGERGLSVSQAMSNVMAKGKTAFIPYITAGDPDLATTAAALRLLDALGADVVELGMPFSDPSADGPVIQASAARALAAGATADAIMTMLKEVTPELSCPVVVFSYFRPIAERGTASFAAAVKEAGVKGLIVPDLPYAETSAFRDEAIKNDLELVLLTTPSTPAERMKEITEASGGFVYLVSVDGVTGPRANVNPRVESLLKEIKEVTDKAVAVGFGISTPDHVKQISEWGADGVIIGSAMVKQLGEAATPEEGLKRLEVYARSLKDVLP, encoded by the exons ATGGTGTTCGTGGTTGTAAGCT ATCAACTGAAGTTTACATCGCGATGGCCTTCACTTCCTGCAGGCCACCGGTTGAGACAAGAGGATAAGCCCTGCATCATTTCTCTCCACGAAACTGATCCAATATCTGGAAATCCAGCAACCGCGACCCCAGCGGCGTCGCTGGCTGATGTACCAGCGCCCGCGCCcgtgccggccgccgccggcgagcgcgGCCTGTCCGTGTCGCAGGCCATGTCTAATGTCATGGCGAAGGGCAAG ACGGCGTTCATCCCGTACATCACCGCCGGCGACCCCGACCTCGCGACGACGGCGGCCGCGCTGAGGCTCCTCGACGCCCTGGGCGCCGACGTCGTCGAGCTCGGCATGCCGTTCTCGGACCCCTCCGCTGACGGGCCCGTCATCCAGGCCTCCGCGGCGCGCGCGCTGGCCGCCGGCGCCACCGCAGACGCCATCATGACCATGCTGAAGGAGGTGACGCCGGAGCTGTCCTGTCCCGTGGTGGTCTTCTCCTACTTCAGACCCATTGCGGAGCGAGGGACGGCGAGCTTCGCCGCTGCGGTCAAGGAAGCCGGCGTAAAAG GTCTTATAGTACCTGATCTTCCTTACGCCGAGACAAGTGCTTTCAGAGATGAAGCCATTAAGAACGACCTAGAGCTG GTGCTGCTTACAACACCGTCTACACCGGCAGAGAGGATGAAGGAGATCACTGAAGCTTCAGGAGGCTTTGTTTACCTT GTAAGTGTCGATGGAGTTACAGGCCCCCGCGCAAACGTGAACCCACGTGTCGAGAGTCTTCTTAAGGAGATTAAGGAG GTCACTGACAAGGCAGTGGCTGTTGGCTTTGGAATATCAACCCCTGACCATGTTAAGCAG ATTTCAGAGTGGGGTGCAGATGGAGTGATAATTGGC